A single Lycorma delicatula isolate Av1 chromosome 12, ASM4794821v1, whole genome shotgun sequence DNA region contains:
- the LOC142332815 gene encoding uncharacterized protein LOC142332815, with the protein MIGPTIQRDLQAILLSFRTHAYVFTADIKQMYHRILIDESQQDFQLIVWRNDVSNKIDTYRLKTVTYSTASVPFLAIPCLIQLAEEGKDLYPKASKSIRRDFYVDDVLTGGDSVDELIEIQSKLIDLLNSGGFQLHKWCSNHPSILKNVPKEHLELGFVIEDSESKAIKTLGIYWQPTTDTFRFKVNLQDPPNVVTKRVILSDISRLFDPLGNISPIIITAKLLI; encoded by the coding sequence ATGATAGGCCCAACTATACAGCGGGACTTACAAGCTATACTGTTATCATTTCGCACTCACGCCTATGTATTTACTGCAGATATTAAACAAATGTACCATAGAATATTAATTGATGAGAGTCAACAAGATTTTCAACTAATTGTATGGCGTAATGATGTATCTAACAAAATTGACACTTACAGACTGAAAACAGTTACCTATAGCACTGCTTCTGTTCCATTTTTAGCGATTCCTTGTTTGATTCAGTTAGCAGAAGAAGGGAAGGACTTGTATCCCAAAGCATCTAAATCTATAAGACGAGACTTTTATGTCGATGATGTCTTAACTGGAGGAGATTCTGTTGACgaattaattgaaatacaatcTAAGTTAATTGATCTGCTAAACAGTGGAGGTTTTCAACTTCACAAATGGTGTTCAAATCACCcatctattttgaaaaatgtcCCAAAAGAACATCTGGAATTAGGATTCGTCATAGAAGACTCAGAAAGCAAAGCAATTAAGACTCTGGGAATATATTGGCAACCAACAACAGATACATTTCGATTTAAGGTAAACCTACAGGATCCTCCAAATGTCGTCACTAAGCGTGTTATTCTGTCAGATATATCTCGACTATTTGATCCACTTGGCAATATATCACCGATAATAATTACTGCTAAGCTTCTAATATAA